The following proteins come from a genomic window of Micromonas commoda chromosome 2, complete sequence:
- a CDS encoding predicted protein codes for MPSIWRPNVRVTLDEDGEVEDTESGGGEVAKQGPKRKRAPPTKGPCEHGVKYRSQCKVCSACPHGKWRYHCKECGGSHICEHGRDRSRCKECGGSQMCEHGRQRHTCKDCGGSGLCEHRRQRSRCKDCGGSGICQHGRERSKCKDCGGASICEHGRRRYFCKECGGSQICEHGRQRHQCKECGGGSICEHGRQRHQCKECGGSGICEHGRRRSECKECGGASFCEHGRQRYYCKDCGGSGICEHGRRRSRCKECGGSGICEHGRRRDRCKECSRK; via the coding sequence ATGCCGTCGATCTGGCGGCCGAACGTGAGAGtgaccctcgacgaggatggTGAAGTCGAGGACACGGAGAGTGGGGGAGGGGAGGTGGCGAAGCAGGGGCcgaagcggaagagagcccctcccacaaaggggccatgcgagcacggggtgaagtatCGGTCGCAatgcaaggtgtgcagcgcttgtccgcacgggaagTGGCGCTATcactgcaaggagtgcggtgggtctcacatctgcgagcacggtcgtgatcgctctcggtgcaaggagtgcggtgggtctcagaTGTgtgagcacggtcgtcagcgccacaCATGCAAGGactgcggtgggtctggacTCTGCGAGCACCGCCGTCAGCGCTCCCGGTGCAAGGactgcggtgggtctggaatctgccagcacggtcgtgagcgctctaagtgcaaggactgcggtggtgcatcaatatgcgagcacggtcgtcggcgctatttttgcaaggagtgcggtgggtctcaaatctgcgagcacggtcgtcagcgccatcagtgcaaggagtgcggtgggggctcaatctgcgagcacggtcgtcagcgccatcagtgcaaggagtgcggtgggtctggaatctgcgagcacggtcgtcggcgctctgagtgcaaggagtgcggtggtgcatcatTCTGCGAacacggtcgtcagcgctatTATTGCAAGGactgcggtgggtctggaatctgcgagcacggtcgtcggcgctctcggtgcaaggagtgcggtgggtctggaatctgcgagcacggtcgtcggcgcgacaGATGCAAGGAGTGCAGTCGTAAATAG
- the RAD54B gene encoding SNF2 super family (Predicted chromatin remodeling protein similar to Saccharomyces cerevisiae RDH54, a DNA-dependent ATPase which stimulates strand exchange by modifying the topology of double-stranded DNA. ChromDB ID: CHR20118; Snf2, Ris1, Rad26 superclasses) codes for MAEDEEPARGAPLSPKSTNPIARPALGVRAPFKRPGGANPGAAFKKPFRSPMMNAPVDRGVPTFVARVSETEGAPAKSSMAGQMAPLIGKPKPQVGLAAIKRLNPIATAKPMVPTPDKLYFSCLYAKRKSAKNRSSKSWVDGIAINQHPTTTLLDMTGKIVAKGKAGTCVEGTTMEIGNWEVEIQDSVSEDSFLSGAALAGGSTAPPPAALRAPPAVRNAAPFRPAVGSIRDGIAAASQRRGGGLNGAAIERQPLHDPNKEGAIVMSSAGVDLPEGRSNVTVVVDPFIGRHLRPHQRDGVRFMYECVVGLRRGGASGSIHKGCLLAHEMGMGKTLQVIALLWTLLKQGPIAGKPVVRKAVIACPASLVGNWGGEIKKWLNDTRLEPLLVEGGEGADGKQKFEDWALPNQRRHCVLVTSYETLRSHAKTVQKATGGIDLLVCDEAHRLKNTKGDTQTIAALRALRCDRRVLLTGTPIQNDLGEFFAVMDFACPGLLGDASVFKKVFSTPVEASRDKHATAEEKRIGAARSAELGRMTREFVHRASARDVNAKHLPPKTEYVVFVRPSPVQAALYRAVLRRGARDGSQPLRALQQLQRLCNSASLLMRARGEGEEGEDVGGGSLSDLSSKVPEGYPDPSDPRVPAHDEAMSGKLAVLIRMLQGMRRGIDKTVIVSGYTSTLDIIAEACLVMGGKVSRLDGSVPPNQRVPLVNSFNAGRGGDVFLLSTKAGGVGLNLVGANRLVLFDSDWNPANDLQALARVWRDGQKRPVTIYRLVSTGTVEEKIFQRQMLKGDVASCMGRN; via the exons AtggcggaggatgaggagcccgcgcgcggggcgccgttGTCGCCCAAGTCCACCAACCCCATCGCTAgacccgcgctcggcgtgagGGCTCCTTTCAAGAGGCCGGGTGGTGCGAATCCGGGCGCTGCCTTCAAGAAGCCCTTCCGTTCGCCCATGATGAACGCTCCCGTCGACCGCGGGGTTCCcacgttcgtcgcgcgcgtaTCCGAGACCGAGGGGGCGCCTGCGAAGTCATCGATGGCCGGACAGATGGCACCGCTCATAGGCAAGCCGAAGCCTCAAGTTGGGTTGGCCGCCATCAAGCGCCTGAACCCGATTGCGACCGCGAAGCCGATGGTGCCCACGCCCGACAAGCTCTACTTTTCGTGTCTCTACGCCAAGCGCAAGAGTGCGAAGAACCGGAGCAGCAAGTCCTGGGTGGACGGCATAGCGATTAACCAACACCCGACGACCACGCTCTTGGACATGACCGGCAAGATCGTCGCCAAGGGCAAGGCGGGCACGTGCGTCGAAGGGACGACCATGGAGATCGGTAACTGGGAGGTTGAGATCCAGGATTCGGTATCGGAGGATTCGTTCCTGTCtggagccgcgctcgcggggggaTCCACGGCcccgccacccgccgccctccgcgcgccacccgccgTCAGGAACGCCGCTCCGTTTCGACCCGCCGTCGGCTCAATACGCGacggcatcgcggcggcttcgcagcgacgcggcgggggtttgAACGGGGCGGCGATTGAGAGACAACCCCTGCACGACCCGAACAAGGAGGGGGCGATCGTGatgtcctccgcgggcgtcgacttGCCCGAGGGCAGGTCCAACGTCACCGTCGTGGTGGACCCGTTCATCGGCCGGCACCTCAGGCCGCACCAGAGGGACGGGGTCAGGTTCATGTACGAGTGCGTGGTCGGTttgcgccgcgggggcgcctcGGGTTCGATCCACAAGGGATGTCTCCTCGCGCACGAGATGGGCATGGGCAAGACGCTGCAGGTGATCGCGCTGCTGTGGACGCTCTTGAAGCAGGGCCCGATTGCGGGGAAGCCGGTGGTGAGGAAGGCTGTCATCGCGTgtcccgcgtcgctcgtgggAAACTGGGGCGGGGAGATCAAGAAGTGGCTCAACGACACGAGGCTCGAACCGCTGTTAGTGGAGGGCggggagggtgccgacggcaAGCAGAAATTCGAAGACTGGGCTCTGCCCAACCAGCGGAGGCACTGCGTCCTGGTGACCAGCTACGAGACCCTGCGGTCGCACGCGAAGACCGTGCAGAAGGCCACCGGTGGCATCGACCTGCTGGTCTGCGACGAGGCGCACCGGCTGAAAAATACAAAGGGCGACACGCAGAccatcgccgccctccgcgcgcttcgaTGCGACCGAAGGGTCTTACTCACCGGTACGCCGATTCAGAACGACCTCGGAGAGTTCTTCGCGGTCATGGACTTCGCGTGCCCGGGtttgctcggcgacgcctccgtgTTTAAGAAGGTTTTCAGCACCCCCGTGGAGGCGTCCAGAGACAagcacgccaccgccgaggagaaacggatcggcgcggcgaggagcgcggagcTCGGACGGATGACCCGCGAGTTCGTGCACcgagcgtccgcgcgggacgtCAACGCGAAACATCTGCCCCCGAAGACCGAGTACGTGGTGTTCGTGCGACCGAGCCCCGTGCAGGCGGCGCTCTACCGCGCCGTGCTCCGAAggggcgcgcgagacggGTCGCAGCCGCTTCGGGCGCTTCAGCAGCTGCAGAGGCTGTGCAACAGTGCCTCGCTGCTGAtgcgcgctcggggcgagggcgaggaaggcgaggacgtcggaggaggaagccTGTCGGACCTCTCGAGTAAGGTTCCGGAAGGGTACCCGGATCCCTCGGACCCCAGAGTCCCGGCTcacgacgaggcgatgtCCGGCAAGCTGGCGGTGCTCATCCGGATGCTCCAAGGTATGCGGCGGGGAATCGATAAGACCGTGATCGTGTCCGGGTACACGTCCACGCTGGATATCATCGCCGAGGCGTGCCTCGTGATGGGCGGGAAGGTTTCGCGGCTCGACGGGTCCGTCCCGCCCAACCAGCGCGTCCCGCTGGTCAACAGCTTCaacgccggacgcggcggggatgtTTTCTTGCTGAGCACCAaagccggcggcgtgggTCTTAATCTGGTGGGCGCGAACCGGCTCGTGCTCTTCGACAGCGACTGGAACCCCGCGAACGACctgcaggcgctcgcgagggtgtGGAGGGACGGTCAGAAGCGACCGGTGACGATTTACCGACTCGTGTCCACCGGGACTGTCGAGGAGAAGATATTCCAGCGGCAGATGCTCAAgggggacgtcgcgagctGCATGGG GAGGAACTGA